The window GATCGTCGTCTGCAGTCCCAATCCGACGACGCCGGTCCCGTCCGCGGGGACTACTCGGTGGGCCGGATCCTGATGATCTGGCTCGCCGCGAACCTCGTGGTGACGACCCTCCTCACCGGCACGCTGTTCGTCCCCGAGGTCGGCTACGGCACGGTCGTCGCGCTGATCGTCGGGGGCACGGTCCTCGGCGCGGCGGTGCTCGTGACCGTGGGTGCGATCGGAACCCGGACCGGGCTTCCGACGATGGCGCTCACCCGCGGTCCGTTCGGCACGCGCGGCAGCCTCCTCCCGGTGGCGGCCAACGTCGTGATCCTCATGGGGTGGAGCTGGGTCCAGGCGATGCTGGCCGGTCTCGCCCTGAACTACATCGTGGCGGCCGTCACGGGCTTCTCCAGTCCGGTGCTGTTCGCCGTCGTCTGCCAGAGCATCGTCGTCGTCCTGGCGATCTTCGGGCACGCCGGGGTCGCGCGGGTCGAGCCGTGGTTCGCCGCGGTCATCCTGGCCATCGCGGTCTACATCTTCGCCGTCTCGTTCGCGTCCTTCAGCCCCGCGGAGTTCGCCGCCATCCCCGCTCCCGACGCGCCGTTCTACACGCCCGGTCTCGTCTTCGACGTGGTGCTCGCCACCGCCATCTCGTGGACGGTCCTCTCCGCAGACTTCAACCGGTTCGCCCGGTCGACCCGCTCGGGCGTCATCGGCTCGGGCGTGGGCTACACGCTGTCGACGGTGATCGCCATGACGCTCGGCGCGACGGCGATCGGGTACGTGGTCCTCAGCGGCGGCGAGGCGATCCCGTTCGACCCCGCGACCGTGGTGGAGCCCTTCGGCGCCCTGTTCGCGGTGGCGATCTTCCTCTCCGTCATGGCGACGAACACCATGGTGGTCTACGGCATGGTGACCACCGTGGTCAACGCGGTGCCGGGGTCGCGCGTGCGATTCCTGCCGACTGCGCTCGTCGTAGGTGTCCTCTCGATCATCGGAGCGACGTTCTTCGGGCTCCTGGATCAGTTCACGACGTTCCTCGTGACGATCAGTGCGCTGTTCGCTCCGGTGTTCGCGATCATGATCGTCGACTATTACCTCATCAAGCGGGGGGAGTACGACGACGACATCCTCCGGCCCACCGGCGGCCGGTACTGGTACACGGGCGGCGTCAACGTCGTCGCCGTGATCGCCTGGGCGGTCGGCGCGACCCTCGCCTATGTGTGGGCCTACGTCTGGCCGCTGCCGTTCGGAGCCACGGTGCCCGCCTTCGTCGTCACCTTTCTGCTCTACCTCCTCGTCTCCCTGCCCACCCGTCGCACGGGGAGGTTCGCCGCCGAACGCCACCTCGTCGCCAGCCGATCGGATTGAGCCCGGTGATCCACGATCTCAGCCATGTCGTCCACGACGGGATGCCGGTGTATCCGGGTGATCCCGAGGTGCGCATCGGCGCCGGTCTGACGATCGCGTCCGACGGCGTCGAGGTCGCCCGGATCTCGATGGGGACGCATACGGGAACGCACGTCGACGCCCCGTCGCACACCGTCGCGGGCGGGCGGACGATGGCGTCCGTGAGCCTCGACGAGCTCGTGGGGGAGGCGATCGTGCTCCGGGTCCGGGCAGGCGACGGCGAAACGTACGGCTGGAGCGACCTCGATCCAGGAGGCGCGCTGCCCGACATCCTTCCGCCGATCGTCCTCATCAGCACGGGGTGGGATGCCCTGTTCGCCGATGATCGGCGGCGACTGCGGCACCCGGCGCTCGACCCCGCCGCGGCGCAGATGCTGGTGGACCGCGGGGTGCACGTCCTCGCCGTCGACACCCTGAGCCCCGACCCGACAGGAGGAGCGGCCTTCCCCGTCCACGACATCGTCCTCGGCGCCGATCACCTCATCGTCGAGAACCTCCGCGGGGCCGCGGCGCTGCCCGATCGGGTGCGGGTGGGATTCTTCCCCCTGAAGGTCTCGGGTGACGGTGCGCCGGTGCGCGCCGTCGCCTTCACCTGAGTCAGGCGATCCGCTCGCCGCACATCCCGCAGATCCCGGTCGCCGACACCTCGATGAAGCAGTCGGGGCACACGGGGCGCGGCTTGTCGTCCACGACGCGGCGCTGCGGTGCGGCCCGCTCGCGCGGAGCGCGCTCGGCGCGCGCCTTCCGTGCCGGTGACGGCGCGGTCGGGGGAGGCGGCGCGACGGCCGGCACGTGGCCGGCGCAGTAGAACCGCACGAACCCGGAGTGATGATTCGGATGCCGGTGCTTGACGGCGAACAGGGCGGTGCGTTCCCACGGCGCGACATCGGCTGCGCACCCGGCGCAGCGGGCCGGATCGCCCGGGGCGACGTCAGCGGCGGGGACCGGGGTCTCGAAGGGAAGCGCGTCGCGCCAGTCCGCAGAGGATGCGACTCTCATTTCGGTGGGCCTCCCCGAGGTGTCACCGGCTGTCGGATTCCATCGTAGGCGCTGCGGCTGGATCGGCGTCCTCGGGGAAGGCGGCCGTCAGTGACCATCGGGTGACGCGTCGGAGGACACCGCGTAACGCGAGAGCCTCCCGCCGGGCGACGACCACGCCGTCGACCGCGTGGACGTCGATGGCGAGCGGCGGCGGCTCCCCGAACTTCGGGATCTCGATCTCGATCCAGACGCCCTCGCCAAGCGGGATCCGGGGCCGCGCGGTGCCACCGCCGATCACGGTGCTCTCCGTCGCGCGGGCGATGATCGCGAGGGCGGCGATCTTGTCCACGGCGTCGGCGGCGACGAGGGTGGCCACGGCCGCCCCGGGGTGCGGTGCGTCGGACGAGGATGCCATGGGCCCAGTCAACCAGCCCCGGGCGGCGAGGGGTCCGGAGTCGTACGCTGAGTCCATGCCCACCCTCGTGCTCACCCTCGTCGGAACCGACCGTGCCGGTCTCGTGGCCGCGGTGGCCGAGGTGATCGACGCCCACGGCGGCAACTGGGAGCACAGCGAGCTGGCCGAACTCGCCGGTGCGTTCGCCGGGGTGGTGCAGGTATCGGCGCCCGAGGGCGGAGTCGACGACCTCCGCGCGGCACTGGCCGCGCTGCCGGGTCTCGTCACCGTGAGCGTTCCCGCCCAGGGAGGCGGGGCCGCGCGCGACACGACGTCGCGGCCGCTGTCCTTCACCGTGCTCGGCAACGACCACCCCGGCATCGTCCACGAGATCTCCGCCGCCCTCGGCTCCCACGGGGTGAGCATCGACCGGATGACGACCCAGACCCGCGACGCGGCCATGGCCGGGGGGCGCCTGTTCGAGGCGACGGTGTCCGCCGTGGTGCCGCCGACGGTCGAGGTCGCCGACGTCATCGCCGACCTCGAACGGATCGCCGCCGAGCTCCAGGTCGAGGTCGCGGCACGCGACTGACTCCGCCGCGGGAATTCCCCGCCGCGCCCGCCGTGTTGCGATCCTTGGAGGTACCCCCGTGACATCCCCCCTTTTCCACCCGCTCGCTGTTCGAGGCATCACCCTCGCCAACCGGATCGTGATGGCGCCGATGTGCCAGTACTCGGCCGACCCCGATGGTCCCGACGTCGGCGCACCGAACGACTGGCACATCCAGCACTACGGATCGCGCGCGCTCGGCCGGCCCGGACTCATCATCGTCGAGGCCACCGGCGTCAGCGCCGAGGGGCGCATCTCGGCCTACGACCTGGGCATCTGGAACGACACCCAGGTGGCCGCCCACCGCCGACTCACCCGGTTCTTCCGCGACAACGGCGTGGCCGCCGGCATCCAGCTCGCCCACGCAGGCCGGAAGGCGAGCTCACCGCGGCCCTTCGAGGGCCCGTTCGGTAGCAGCGAGCCGCCCGCCGACTGGCAGCCCGTCGCCCCCAGCGCCGTCGCGTTCGCGCCCGGCAAGCAGGTGCCGCTGGCCCTGGATCGTGCGGGGATCGACGAGGTCGTCTCGCAGTTCGCCGATGCCGCACGGCGGGCCCGCGAGGCCGGCTACGAGGTCATCGAGATCCACGCGGCGCACGGCTACCTGCTGCACGAGTTCCTCTCGCCCGAGTCGAACACCCGCACCGACGAGTACGGCGGATCGTTCGAGAACCGGGTGCGCCTCCTCGAGCGGGTGGTGGATGCCGTCCGGCGGACGGCCGGCGAGGCCACGCCGATCTTCGTGAGGATCTCGGCGACCGACTGGGTGGAGCCGGCGGGCTGGACCGCCGACGACAGCGTGGCGCTGGCCGCGAGGCTTCGCGAGCGCGGCGTGGACGTCGTGCACGTCTCGACCGGCGGCAACGTCGCCGACGCCCGTATCCCGGTCGGGCCGGGCTACCAGGTGCCGTTCTCGCGCCGCATCCGGCAGGAGGCCGGCGTGCTCACCGCTGCCGTCGGACTCATCCGCGACCCCGACCAGGCCGAAGAGATCCTGGATGCCGGCGACGCCGACCTGATCGCCCTGGCCCGGGAGTTCCTCCTCGATCCGCTCTGGCCGGTCACGGCGGCACGACAGCTGGGGGAGGAGTGGTCCCTCGCGCCGCAGTACGAGCGGGCGGAGATCCTCGCCCGCCGCGATGAGCGGACGAAGGTCTGAGCCCGGCGGGTCGCCGGCGCCGCAGCATCCCTGCGAATTCGCTCCGTACCGCCCGCTGGCGATGCATAACGACATATCGTTGAGTATCGCTCGACGTCGCGACCGCGGCGGAGCGAAGGAGGTCATCATGAGCAACTCATTCTTCGGCGATGCATTCTCGGGTCGCGGCGGGTCCGCGTCGGGATGGCCGATGTCGAACATCGCGGAGGCCATGGACCAGCTGCGCTCCGCCTTCGAGAAGGGTGTCGGAAGCGGTTCCGCTCCGCGGATGAACCGCGGAGACGTGCGCACTGCCGTTCTCACCCTTCTGCTGGAGCGGCCGATGCACGGCTACCAGATCATCCAGCTCATCGAGGAGCGCAGCGGCGGGAGCTGGAAGCCCAGCGCCGGGTCGGTCTACCCCACCCTCCAGCTCCTCGCCGACGAGGGCCTCATCGAGGCTCAGGAGGCGGACGGTCGCAAGACCTACAGCCTGACCGAGGCGGGGATCGCCGAGGCGGAGGCCGCCGCCGAGCGCGGGGCGCCGTGGGAGTCCAGCTCGTCGGCGCGTCGCGAGTCGCCGCGGATGACAGCCCTTCCCAAGGCCGGTCTCGATCTGGCGCAGGCTGCCGCACAGGTCGCCCG of the Microbacterium invictum genome contains:
- a CDS encoding glycine cleavage system protein R, giving the protein MPTLVLTLVGTDRAGLVAAVAEVIDAHGGNWEHSELAELAGAFAGVVQVSAPEGGVDDLRAALAALPGLVTVSVPAQGGGAARDTTSRPLSFTVLGNDHPGIVHEISAALGSHGVSIDRMTTQTRDAAMAGGRLFEATVSAVVPPTVEVADVIADLERIAAELQVEVAARD
- a CDS encoding PadR family transcriptional regulator; the encoded protein is MSNSFFGDAFSGRGGSASGWPMSNIAEAMDQLRSAFEKGVGSGSAPRMNRGDVRTAVLTLLLERPMHGYQIIQLIEERSGGSWKPSAGSVYPTLQLLADEGLIEAQEADGRKTYSLTEAGIAEAEAAAERGAPWESSSSARRESPRMTALPKAGLDLAQAAAQVARTGSSAQVDEAVAVLEDARRRLYSILAQS
- a CDS encoding purine-cytosine permease family protein translates to MMSLYSRLDRRLQSQSDDAGPVRGDYSVGRILMIWLAANLVVTTLLTGTLFVPEVGYGTVVALIVGGTVLGAAVLVTVGAIGTRTGLPTMALTRGPFGTRGSLLPVAANVVILMGWSWVQAMLAGLALNYIVAAVTGFSSPVLFAVVCQSIVVVLAIFGHAGVARVEPWFAAVILAIAVYIFAVSFASFSPAEFAAIPAPDAPFYTPGLVFDVVLATAISWTVLSADFNRFARSTRSGVIGSGVGYTLSTVIAMTLGATAIGYVVLSGGEAIPFDPATVVEPFGALFAVAIFLSVMATNTMVVYGMVTTVVNAVPGSRVRFLPTALVVGVLSIIGATFFGLLDQFTTFLVTISALFAPVFAIMIVDYYLIKRGEYDDDILRPTGGRYWYTGGVNVVAVIAWAVGATLAYVWAYVWPLPFGATVPAFVVTFLLYLLVSLPTRRTGRFAAERHLVASRSD
- a CDS encoding NADH:flavin oxidoreductase/NADH oxidase, giving the protein MTSPLFHPLAVRGITLANRIVMAPMCQYSADPDGPDVGAPNDWHIQHYGSRALGRPGLIIVEATGVSAEGRISAYDLGIWNDTQVAAHRRLTRFFRDNGVAAGIQLAHAGRKASSPRPFEGPFGSSEPPADWQPVAPSAVAFAPGKQVPLALDRAGIDEVVSQFADAARRAREAGYEVIEIHAAHGYLLHEFLSPESNTRTDEYGGSFENRVRLLERVVDAVRRTAGEATPIFVRISATDWVEPAGWTADDSVALAARLRERGVDVVHVSTGGNVADARIPVGPGYQVPFSRRIRQEAGVLTAAVGLIRDPDQAEEILDAGDADLIALAREFLLDPLWPVTAARQLGEEWSLAPQYERAEILARRDERTKV
- a CDS encoding cyclase family protein — translated: MIHDLSHVVHDGMPVYPGDPEVRIGAGLTIASDGVEVARISMGTHTGTHVDAPSHTVAGGRTMASVSLDELVGEAIVLRVRAGDGETYGWSDLDPGGALPDILPPIVLISTGWDALFADDRRRLRHPALDPAAAQMLVDRGVHVLAVDTLSPDPTGGAAFPVHDIVLGADHLIVENLRGAAALPDRVRVGFFPLKVSGDGAPVRAVAFT
- a CDS encoding glucose-6-phosphate dehydrogenase, whose amino-acid sequence is MRVASSADWRDALPFETPVPAADVAPGDPARCAGCAADVAPWERTALFAVKHRHPNHHSGFVRFYCAGHVPAVAPPPPTAPSPARKARAERAPRERAAPQRRVVDDKPRPVCPDCFIEVSATGICGMCGERIA